One Epidermidibacterium keratini DNA segment encodes these proteins:
- a CDS encoding hydroxymethylpyrimidine/phosphomethylpyrimidine kinase, producing MAQTNSSPATDSPPVALTIAGSEATGGAGAQADLKTFQALDVFGMVALTCIVSFDPKADWGHRFVPVEPQVIADQLEAEFAAYSPAAIKIGMLGTPATIDTVAAALQGKPSPHVVLDPVLICKGQEPGAALDTDNALKAQVLPLATFVTPNHFESMALSGMDAIETVDDLIAAAKAIHEKSGAVVLAKGGVRLEGPDAVDVFYDGETLEVLSAPKVGEHAVSGAGCTLAAAVTAELAKGASPLEAAQRAKELVTAGIQARVASNAPFDAVRQLNA from the coding sequence ATGGCCCAGACCAACTCTTCCCCCGCAACCGATAGCCCGCCCGTCGCGTTGACGATCGCCGGCTCCGAGGCAACCGGCGGCGCCGGCGCCCAGGCCGACCTCAAGACCTTCCAGGCGCTGGACGTGTTCGGCATGGTGGCACTGACCTGCATCGTCAGCTTCGACCCCAAGGCCGACTGGGGGCACCGCTTTGTGCCCGTCGAGCCGCAGGTGATCGCCGACCAGCTCGAGGCCGAGTTTGCGGCGTACTCGCCGGCCGCGATCAAGATCGGGATGCTGGGTACGCCGGCCACCATCGACACCGTCGCCGCCGCGCTGCAGGGCAAGCCGAGTCCGCATGTCGTGCTCGACCCCGTGCTGATCTGCAAGGGCCAGGAGCCCGGAGCCGCCCTCGACACCGATAACGCGCTGAAGGCGCAGGTGCTGCCGCTGGCCACCTTCGTCACGCCCAACCACTTCGAGTCGATGGCGCTGTCGGGGATGGACGCGATCGAGACCGTCGATGATCTGATCGCCGCCGCCAAGGCGATCCACGAGAAGTCTGGGGCCGTCGTACTCGCCAAGGGCGGGGTGCGCCTGGAGGGACCGGACGCGGTCGATGTCTTCTATGACGGCGAGACTCTCGAGGTGCTCAGCGCCCCCAAGGTCGGCGAGCACGCCGTCTCCGGGGCCGGCTGCACGCTGGCCGCCGCGGTGACCGCCGAGCTCGCCAAGGGCGCGAGCCCGCTTGAGGCGGCGCAGCGCGCGAAGGAGCTGGTGACCGCCGGCATCCAGGCGCGGGTCGCATCGAACGCACCGTTTGACGCGGTGCGGCAGCTCAACGCCTAG
- a CDS encoding TetR/AcrR family transcriptional regulator, whose protein sequence is MADEKRVRLAPEERREQLIQIGVRMLAGARIEDLSVEAIAREAGISRGLLFHYFESKQDFQLAIAERVAEDLYAAISLPSEGAVDSQLRSALRRYVDHVSIGPELYVSMVRGAMAGDGQLRALGDRTRRRIVDVLLERCRELGLRPAAYAEIGAYAWIALNEELVTQWLRDPAVSRDELIELMIAPLPGLIGIAPIPAAT, encoded by the coding sequence GTGGCCGACGAGAAGCGGGTGCGTCTGGCACCGGAGGAGCGGCGTGAGCAGCTGATCCAGATCGGCGTACGCATGCTCGCCGGGGCCCGGATCGAGGACCTCTCCGTCGAGGCGATCGCCCGTGAGGCCGGGATCTCGCGTGGCCTGCTGTTTCACTACTTCGAATCCAAGCAAGACTTCCAGCTGGCCATCGCCGAGCGGGTCGCCGAGGACCTCTACGCCGCGATCTCCCTGCCGTCCGAGGGAGCGGTCGACTCGCAGCTAAGGAGCGCCTTGCGGCGGTACGTCGACCACGTGTCGATAGGCCCGGAGCTGTATGTCTCGATGGTGCGCGGCGCGATGGCCGGCGATGGGCAGCTGCGCGCCTTGGGCGATCGCACCCGCCGCAGGATCGTCGACGTACTGCTCGAACGATGCCGCGAGCTTGGCTTGCGCCCGGCGGCGTACGCCGAGATCGGCGCCTACGCCTGGATCGCGCTCAACGAGGAACTCGTCACCCAGTGGCTGCGCGATCCAGCGGTCAGCCGCGATGAGCTGATCGAGCTGATGATCGCGCCGCTACCCGGGCTGATCGGCATCGCCCCGATCCCGGCCGCTACCTAG
- a CDS encoding SDR family NAD(P)-dependent oxidoreductase, with amino-acid sequence MTSLTNKVVAITGAGSGIGRALALQAAAEGASLALSDIDEAGVAETARLCGAAAQVRTDRIDVSDRDAVEAWAASVVEEFGRVNIIVNNAGVSLSSNIRDMSYEDFEWLMGINFWGVVHGTKAFLPHVIGSGDGHVVNISSLFGLLSVPSQSAYNAAKFGVRGFTEALRMEMLIDKLPVGVTCVHPGGIKTNIARNGRGDDFHDAQEVADYFDEELAKTSPENAAAAIWTAVRRNRPRVLVGADAKILDKLIRLVGSGYQRAAARVSQRRVTDTRSPKYLGTRSTPEKVDA; translated from the coding sequence ATGACTTCGCTGACCAATAAAGTCGTCGCCATCACCGGTGCGGGCTCGGGCATCGGCCGAGCCCTCGCCCTGCAAGCCGCCGCCGAGGGCGCCAGCCTCGCGCTGTCGGACATCGACGAAGCCGGCGTCGCGGAGACCGCGCGCCTATGTGGTGCGGCCGCGCAGGTGCGCACCGACCGGATCGATGTCAGTGACCGAGACGCCGTCGAAGCCTGGGCCGCATCCGTCGTCGAGGAGTTCGGCCGCGTCAACATCATCGTCAACAACGCCGGCGTCTCGCTGTCCAGCAACATCCGCGACATGTCCTACGAGGACTTCGAGTGGCTGATGGGCATCAACTTCTGGGGCGTCGTACACGGCACCAAGGCCTTCTTGCCGCACGTGATCGGCAGCGGAGACGGCCACGTCGTCAATATCTCCAGCCTCTTCGGGCTGCTGAGCGTGCCCAGCCAGTCGGCGTACAACGCGGCCAAGTTCGGCGTCCGCGGGTTCACCGAGGCGCTGCGCATGGAGATGCTCATCGACAAGCTGCCGGTCGGCGTGACGTGCGTGCACCCGGGCGGGATCAAGACCAACATCGCCCGCAACGGCCGCGGCGATGACTTCCACGACGCGCAGGAGGTCGCCGACTACTTCGACGAGGAGCTCGCAAAGACCTCGCCGGAGAACGCCGCTGCCGCGATCTGGACCGCCGTACGCCGCAACCGCCCGCGCGTGCTCGTCGGCGCCGACGCAAAGATCCTCGACAAGCTCATCCGGCTCGTCGGCTCGGGCTACCAGCGCGCCGCCGCGCGCGTCTCGCAGCGTCGCGTCACCGACACGCGCTCGCCGAAGTACCTCGGTACCCGCTCGACGCCGGAGAAGGTCGACGCCTGA
- a CDS encoding alpha/beta hydrolase fold domain-containing protein: MRRQNLPYPVVRAVVKYGLRPGLGGPLSVTAQRRYLDRMSGAIPLPSDITAEQITLGGRPALRITAADTDTSRAIVHLHGGAYTVGSPVSYQGFGANLARLTGHPVYLPDYRLAPEDPYPAALDDAVAAAREVASDHGSYSLGGDSAGGGLALATTHRLIDESGPVPARLGLIAPWVDLTDDLPDRRSDIVVRRKWGLSSAEAYVGDRDPGEPGISPIYADKSKLPPTLVQVGRREVLHSQVLRWVELARGDGADVRLVEFDRLWHVAHLHADFFAEAYGALAEYAAFLR; the protein is encoded by the coding sequence ATGCGCCGTCAGAACCTCCCCTACCCGGTCGTGCGCGCGGTCGTGAAATACGGCCTGCGCCCCGGTCTCGGCGGCCCGCTCTCGGTCACCGCCCAGCGTCGCTACCTCGACCGCATGTCCGGGGCGATCCCGCTACCAAGCGACATCACCGCCGAGCAGATCACCTTGGGCGGACGTCCCGCGCTGCGCATCACGGCGGCAGACACCGACACCTCCCGCGCGATCGTGCACCTGCACGGCGGCGCCTACACCGTCGGCTCGCCGGTGAGCTACCAGGGCTTCGGCGCCAACCTCGCGCGCCTGACCGGGCACCCGGTCTACCTGCCCGACTACCGCCTGGCACCTGAGGACCCCTACCCCGCCGCACTCGACGACGCCGTCGCCGCCGCGCGCGAGGTGGCCAGCGACCACGGGTCGTACTCCCTCGGCGGCGACTCGGCCGGCGGCGGGCTCGCGCTCGCCACGACGCACCGGCTGATCGATGAGTCCGGTCCCGTCCCAGCGCGGCTCGGGCTGATCGCGCCATGGGTCGACCTCACCGACGACCTGCCCGACCGCCGCTCGGACATCGTCGTACGCCGCAAATGGGGCCTCTCCAGCGCCGAGGCGTACGTCGGCGATCGCGACCCCGGCGAGCCGGGCATCAGCCCGATCTATGCCGACAAGTCAAAACTGCCCCCAACGCTGGTGCAGGTCGGACGCCGCGAGGTGCTGCATTCGCAGGTGCTGCGGTGGGTTGAGCTGGCTCGCGGCGACGGTGCCGACGTACGCCTCGTCGAGTTTGATCGTCTCTGGCACGTCGCTCACCTGCACGCGGACTTCTTTGCCGAGGCCTACGGCGCGCTCGCCGAGTACGCCGCATTCTTGCGCTGA
- a CDS encoding NAD(P)/FAD-dependent oxidoreductase, with product MDKYDVIIVGGGIAGVSLAYELAGEMKVGLLEMETTLAFHTTGRSAATFLETYGGPQIRALTTGSREFFEAPAESFEHSPLRDLGLVWVGAQGSSGKVRAMYDEMSALVPSIEILDAQQAVEINPILKPEYIESALYEPGAMELDVHLLHQGYLRGFKERGGTVHTASRVTGANRSEDFDEDHVWTLTDSGGNRYRSPLVVNAAGSWVDVVAAILGARSIGIQPLRRTIFMVPSPEGSRTAGLPMAGDVNDTFYVKPDGEQYLCSPADEVLQSPSDPKPDELRIAQAMETIDEATRIAPRHVRSSWAGLRNFAPDRVPVIGFDPAVAGFFWLAGQGGYGIQTAPAAARFAASLIRGEGTPPDLAERGLDADALSPARFIRPA from the coding sequence GTGGATAAGTACGACGTGATCATCGTCGGCGGGGGAATCGCTGGGGTGTCGCTGGCCTACGAGCTTGCTGGCGAGATGAAGGTCGGGCTGTTGGAGATGGAGACGACGCTGGCCTTCCACACCACGGGTCGGTCGGCGGCGACGTTTCTGGAGACGTACGGCGGGCCGCAGATCCGCGCTCTGACGACCGGCAGCCGCGAGTTCTTTGAGGCGCCGGCGGAGTCGTTTGAGCACTCACCGCTGCGCGATCTGGGCTTGGTCTGGGTTGGCGCGCAGGGCAGCTCGGGCAAGGTGCGGGCGATGTACGACGAGATGTCGGCGCTGGTGCCGAGCATCGAGATCCTCGATGCGCAGCAGGCGGTCGAGATCAATCCGATCCTGAAACCGGAGTACATCGAAAGTGCTCTATATGAGCCTGGCGCGATGGAGCTCGACGTACACCTGCTGCATCAGGGCTACCTGCGTGGGTTCAAGGAGCGCGGCGGGACGGTGCACACCGCGTCGCGTGTGACCGGCGCCAACCGCAGCGAGGACTTCGATGAAGACCACGTCTGGACGCTGACCGACTCCGGTGGCAATCGTTATCGGAGCCCGCTGGTGGTCAACGCGGCCGGCTCGTGGGTCGATGTGGTGGCGGCGATTCTGGGCGCGCGTTCGATCGGGATTCAGCCGCTGCGCCGCACTATCTTTATGGTGCCCTCCCCGGAGGGCTCTCGGACGGCGGGCCTTCCGATGGCCGGCGACGTCAACGACACGTTCTACGTCAAGCCCGACGGCGAGCAGTACCTCTGCTCTCCGGCCGACGAGGTGCTGCAGTCGCCGTCTGACCCGAAGCCCGACGAGCTGCGGATCGCGCAGGCGATGGAGACCATCGACGAGGCGACGCGGATCGCTCCGCGGCACGTGCGTTCGTCGTGGGCCGGACTGCGCAACTTCGCACCCGACCGGGTACCGGTGATCGGCTTTGACCCGGCGGTTGCGGGGTTCTTCTGGCTGGCCGGGCAGGGCGGCTATGGCATCCAGACCGCGCCCGCGGCCGCCCGGTTTGCCGCCTCGCTGATTCGCGGCGAGGGTACGCCGCCCGACCTCGCCGAACGCGGCCTCGACGCCGATGCGCTGTCGCCAGCGCGTTTCATCCGCCCTGCCTGA